A portion of the Aquicoccus sp. G2-2 genome contains these proteins:
- a CDS encoding TRAP transporter small permease subunit has protein sequence MISGILKALYRIEVTLAVIFYVVIVTLILTDVSLRELVGSSLQGAQRESVYLMIITGFLGMALASATGRHLRPQFADGLIPERHAQTAQRVGNFIMFLIFATFGVYGVSFVEQAYAYQDMARAINFPLWILQLAIPYGCFSAALRYLLFFIAPDKEPQLGSGQ, from the coding sequence ATGATTTCCGGGATCCTGAAGGCATTGTATAGGATCGAGGTGACGCTCGCTGTCATATTCTATGTCGTGATCGTCACCTTGATCCTAACAGATGTAAGCCTGCGCGAGCTGGTTGGCAGTTCGTTGCAGGGAGCACAGCGCGAGTCGGTTTATCTGATGATTATTACCGGCTTTCTCGGGATGGCTTTGGCGTCAGCGACCGGGCGGCATCTACGCCCGCAATTCGCTGATGGCCTTATTCCGGAACGTCACGCGCAAACGGCCCAACGGGTTGGGAATTTCATTATGTTTCTCATCTTCGCAACGTTCGGGGTCTATGGCGTATCGTTTGTCGAGCAGGCTTACGCGTATCAAGATATGGCGCGGGCGATCAACTTTCCGCTGTGGATATTGCAACTGGCAATCCCCTACGGCTGTTTTTCGGCTGCGCTTCGATACCTTCTGTTTTTTATCGCGCCAGACAAAGAACCCCAGCTAGGATCAGGGCAATGA
- a CDS encoding TetR/AcrR family transcriptional regulator: MSKLVPSCVVEDSPMQQARSRKTELRIMSAAEQLFAEKGYQDTRTTDIINASGCSTGSFYHRFSDKTDVARLMVKRFFAASKAEIEALDYGKNAQPDLTAAIISLATFVLNQMDARLGVYRAALRLLEVEPDVWQWFDGLSILQVMRFAEGLQQHRAEIGVADLDDAAINVVQLISMICMQTRMGTGRLFPSDKDELIKVLVRASLGVLCWKGSGNT, from the coding sequence TTGTCCAAACTCGTGCCTTCGTGCGTCGTCGAAGACAGCCCGATGCAGCAAGCGCGCAGTCGCAAGACGGAACTGAGGATAATGAGCGCAGCCGAACAGTTGTTTGCAGAAAAAGGCTATCAGGACACCAGAACAACCGACATCATTAACGCCTCTGGCTGTTCGACCGGCTCATTCTATCACAGGTTTTCAGATAAGACCGATGTCGCACGATTGATGGTCAAGCGATTCTTCGCGGCCAGTAAGGCGGAGATTGAGGCGCTTGACTATGGCAAAAACGCCCAGCCGGACCTAACAGCAGCGATCATCAGTCTCGCCACGTTTGTGCTCAACCAAATGGATGCTCGCCTCGGAGTTTACCGCGCGGCACTGCGGTTGCTGGAAGTTGAACCAGACGTCTGGCAGTGGTTCGATGGCCTTTCGATTTTGCAGGTTATGCGGTTCGCCGAAGGTCTCCAACAACATCGCGCGGAAATTGGCGTCGCTGATCTGGACGACGCGGCAATCAATGTTGTTCAGTTGATTTCAATGATCTGCATGCAGACCCGTATGGGAACCGGAAGACTGTTTCCATCGGATAAGGACGAGCTAATCAAGGTTCTCGTCCGCGCTTCATTGGGTGTTCTTTGCTGGAAAGGCTCAGGCAACACCTGA
- a CDS encoding TRAP transporter substrate-binding protein, protein MKNSYKCAVMALIFSALSTTVQAKTTLKVAATVPVGTPWADHLIEWKENVESASGGEIELEFFLGGQLGNEYDVYRQVQRGRIDIGWFTGAVMAENVPEIALMSTPFFFRESKTLDCVYGGKFGDQLATYVSEDGVKMLQWQETGWVSIIAKDDLSDVEAAKGYKARVAPQPMSRTLWSSVGANVSEIPYMEMPSALQTNLIKSGETAAISYFAFGLDKVAPHYIRTRHLHQAGAILINQGVWDKLSAEQQAVLEQGLPDLQAHRDSMRKLTEEVLAKYNDKSGNVHELTDAQYAAWKAKVEPNWPNFVNELGERPQSIWPDLIKAKAACEN, encoded by the coding sequence ATGAAGAATAGCTACAAGTGCGCCGTCATGGCGCTTATTTTCTCGGCGCTGTCGACGACAGTGCAGGCGAAAACCACACTGAAAGTTGCTGCGACTGTGCCGGTGGGGACGCCATGGGCGGATCATCTTATCGAATGGAAGGAGAACGTTGAGTCGGCATCGGGAGGAGAGATCGAACTGGAGTTCTTTCTGGGCGGACAACTTGGTAACGAATATGATGTCTATCGCCAGGTTCAAAGGGGGCGCATCGACATCGGTTGGTTCACCGGGGCGGTCATGGCGGAGAACGTGCCCGAAATCGCTTTGATGTCGACCCCGTTCTTTTTCAGAGAAAGCAAAACACTAGATTGCGTCTATGGCGGGAAGTTTGGTGATCAGCTGGCCACGTATGTCTCCGAGGACGGAGTAAAGATGCTTCAGTGGCAGGAGACAGGTTGGGTCAGTATCATCGCGAAAGATGACCTGTCCGATGTTGAGGCGGCCAAAGGTTACAAGGCGCGGGTTGCACCGCAACCTATGTCCCGAACGCTTTGGTCTTCGGTTGGAGCCAATGTTTCGGAAATCCCCTATATGGAGATGCCTTCGGCGCTGCAAACGAACCTGATAAAATCGGGTGAAACTGCTGCAATCTCGTATTTTGCGTTCGGCTTGGACAAGGTTGCCCCTCACTACATCCGGACCCGGCATCTGCATCAGGCTGGGGCGATTCTGATCAACCAGGGAGTCTGGGATAAGCTATCCGCAGAGCAGCAGGCGGTTCTGGAGCAAGGTCTTCCCGATCTTCAGGCACACCGCGACTCCATGCGCAAACTCACCGAAGAGGTGCTCGCGAAATATAATGACAAGTCCGGCAACGTGCATGAGCTGACCGACGCGCAATACGCCGCGTGGAAGGCCAAGGTGGAACCAAACTGGCCAAACTTCGTGAACGAACTGGGTGAGCGGCCTCAATCCATCTGGCCTGACCTGATCAAGGCCAAAGCGGCCTGCGAAAACTGA